A single window of Mangifera indica cultivar Alphonso chromosome 18, CATAS_Mindica_2.1, whole genome shotgun sequence DNA harbors:
- the LOC123201849 gene encoding peptide-N4-(N-acetyl-beta-glucosaminyl)asparagine amidase A-like, with protein MASFHFILFLLFSLFLSASGNLHKTKSLFQKASNDLYDSQLLTASLSDTPPTTYFEVTRPINHPKTRPCSHHILSYDFGYTLGRPPVTANYTRPTHCSAREFSSIFLELKATSKGRQFDRIFGVWLGGVELLRSCTAEPRATGIEWSVEKDITRYHSLLLKNETQTFAVFLGNAVDETQTGVYHVDITMHFHPAEEGSHRNKHVLKDNSKSGYSPMADLILPISKDFPGNNGLWFEIENSNDVQAKEFKIPQYVYRAVLEVYVSFHENDEFWYANLPNDYIAINHLTDHSGNGPFREVVVTLDGQVVGAVWPFTVVYTGGINPLFWRPITGIGSFNLPTYDIEITPFLGNILDGETHRIGFSVSNALNVWYIDANLHLWLDSDSMKTEGKLLQLEAAPFNFNYMSSHSGVDGSFSMDVSRAVSSTGWVKSSWGTITTSFVQDFSFSNSMIMGKRADLQMVNQTIHFNDRISANTLSSNVHSAESSKMFSLYIYSDTSDQGNGVYLAVANVSLGFHEKKSEKAGNGFSGSTLNSLQNGQAVMFVKDHLINSGVGSTQQLYQYSSGNFCYFRNVSSSNYTILHDKVGHDCNQRNLSEFSFGSSKLPPSSS; from the coding sequence ATGGCTTCCTTTCACTTCATTCTTTTCctcctcttctctctttttctttctgcttCAGGCAATCTCCACAAGACCAAATCCCTTTTTCAGAAGGCCTCAAATGATCTCTACGATTCACAACTCCTCACTGCCTCCCTCAGCGACACCCCACCAACTACTTATTTTGAAGTAACCAGGCCCATTAATCATCCAAAAACCAGACCTTGTTCACATCATATCCTCAGCTATGACTTCGGCTACACATTAGGGAGACCACCTGTCACTGCTAACTACACCCGTCCAACTCATTGTTCTGCCCGGGAGTTCTCCTCCATCTTCCTGGAATTGAAGGCCACGAGCAAAGGAAGGCAGTTTGACCGCATTTTCGGGGTTTGGTTAGGTGGGGTGGAGCTTTTAAGAAGTTGTACGGCTGAGCCAAGGGCTACTGGTATTGAGTGGAGTGTTGAGAAAGATATCACTAGGTATCATTCATTGCTTCTTAAGAACGAAACTCAAACTTTTGCTGTTTTCTTGGGTAATGCTGTTGATGAAACTCAGACTGGTGTATATCATGTGGATATAACTATGCATTTTCATCCTGCTGAAGAGGGTTCTCATAGGAATAAGCATGTTTTGAAGGATAATTCCAAATCTGGGTATAGTCCTATGGCTGATTTGATTTTGCCCATTTCAAAAGATTTCCCTGGGAATAATGGGTTGTGGTTCGAAATTGAGAATTCAAATGATGTTCAGGCGAAGGAATTCAAGATTCCTCAGTATGTGTATAGGGCTGTGCTGGAGGTGTATGTTTCTTTTCATgagaatgatgaattttggtATGCAAATCTTCCGAATGATTACATTGCTATAAACCATCTGACTGATCATTCTGGAAATGGCCCTTTTAGGGAGGTTGTGGTGACTCTCGACGGTCAGGTAGTTGGTGCAGTTTGGCCTTTTACTGTTGTATACACAGGAGGGATTAATCCTCTGTTTTGGAGGCCTATTACCGGTATTGGTTCATTCAATCTTCCTACATATGATATCGAAATCACTCCATTTTTGGGGAATATATTGGATGGAGAGACTCATAGAATTGGGTTTAGTGTTAGCAATGCTTTGAATGTATGGTACATAGATGCTAATTTGCATCTTTGGTTGGATAGCGACTCCATGAAAACTGAGGGGAAGCTTTTGCAACTTGAGGCCgcaccttttaattttaattacatgtCAAGTCATTCAGGGGTAGATGGATCATTCTCAATGGATGTAAGCAGGGCAGTATCCTCGACCGGATGGGTTAAGTCATCTTGGGGAACAATTACAACTAGTTTTGTTCAAGACTTTAGTTTCAGTAACTCAATGATCATGGGCAAAAGAGCTGATTTGCAGATGGTGAATCAGACAATCCATTTTAATGACAGGATTTCGGCTAATACATTGTCCTCTAATGTCCACTCGGCCGAGTCATCTAAGATGTTCTCCTTATACATCTACTCAGATACTTCAGATCAAGGGAATGGAGTTTACTTGGCTGTTGCAAATGTCAGTTTGGGATTTCATGAGAAGAAATCTGAGAAGGCAGGCAATGGATTCTCCGGCAGCACTCTCAATAGCTTGCAGAATGGACAGGCGGTCATGTTTGTGAAGGACCACTTGATAAACAGTGGAGTGGGCAGCACACAGCAATTGTACCAATATAGTAGTGGAAACTTCTGTTACTTTAGGAATGTAAGCAGCTCAAACTACACCATTCTTCATGATAAGGTTGGACACGATTGCAATCAAAGAAATTTGTCTGAGTTCAGTTTTGGGTCGTCAAAACTACCACCTTCTTCCAGCTAG
- the LOC123201850 gene encoding rab3 GTPase-activating protein non-catalytic subunit-like isoform X1 encodes METTPKMSKRSCTTDVGSIAYADLSHLGAGKEGWLANDPNLLCALDTHSVALSNKFLILIINWANPNDSGLRTKIRPELSPIEAEYITAIEWLVFDEIRVIAVGTSKGYLLIFDLNGDLVHKQLVYSGRILKLRARGTKSGLTHDSPSREEVCIVMPGVIARFDGSDIQRMLQKWFEETNSNFWDQNPRQRDLEDLGNSSERLPYQLWNVNKYGSCADAAITGVMPPPLMESQSSQRYYCAVTVGDDAVISAFRLSEDRSKSLVGAILSKVVPVTFSTIASFSKIIWRSDNSPTKAEPKPQPFARASPLTCLKDHPRKGERLTLSPSGTLAAITDSLGRILLLDTQALVVVRLWKGYRDASCVFMEMLVKKDTLSSSSAYHVPEKSDYCLCLAIHAPRKGIIEVWQMRTGPRLLTIQCAKGSKILQPSYRFQSSMTSSPYAPLEVFLLNGDSGQLSVLNPTLN; translated from the exons ATGGAAACGACGCCGAAAATGTCCAAACGAAGCTGCACAACCGACGTTGGCTCCATCGCCTACGCCGATCTGAGCCACCTGGGCGCCGGCAAGGAGGGCTGGTTGGCGAACGACCCCAACCTTCTCTGCGCCTTGGACACTCACTCCGTTGCTCTCTCCAACAAATTTCTTATTCTCATTATCAACTGGGCCAACCCGAATGATTCCGGACTCCGAACCAAGATCCGACCTGAGCTTTCCCCGATAGAGGCCGAGTACATAACGGCCATAGAGTGGTTGGTGTTCGACGAAATTAGAGTGATTGCTGTTGGAACTTCAAAAGGGTACCTGTTGATCTTTGATTTGAATGGCGATTTGGTTCACAAACAG TTGGTTTATTCTGGGcggattttgaagttgagggcTCGTGGAACTAAGAGTGGTTTGACTCATGATTCGCCTTCTAGAGAGGAGGTTTGTATTGTTATGCCCGGCGTAATTGCGCGGTTTGATGGCTCTGATATTCAg AGAATGCTGCAAAAGTGGTTTGAAGAAACAAATTCTAACTTTTGGGATCAGAATCCGAGACAGCGAGATTTGGAGGATTTGGGGAATTCATCTGAGAGATTGCCTTATCAATTGTGGAATGTCAACAAGTATGGGTCATGCGCTGATGCAGCTATTACTGGGGTAATGCCTCCACCGCTGATGGAATCACAG TCAAGTCAACGATATTACTGTGCAGTCACTGTTGGAGATGATGCTGTGATTTCAGCATTTAG ACTTTCAGAAGATAGAAGCAAGTCTTTAGTTGGAGCTATTTTATCAAAAGTTGTGCCTGTAACTTTTTCGACAATTGCTTCTTTTTCCAAGATCATTTGGAGGAGTGACAATTCGCCAACAAAGGCAGAACCAAAGCCACAGCCATTTGCTCGAG CTTCCCCTTTGACATGTTTGAAAGATCATCCTAGAAAGGGTGAAAGGCTCACACTATCACCTAGTGGTACATTAGCTGCCATAACAGATTCACTGGGTCGAATATTGCTTTTAGACACTCAGGCACTTGTAGTTGTGCGCTTGTGGAAG GGTTATCGTGATGCTAGTTGTGTATTTATGGAGATGTTAGTAAAAAAAGATACATTATCATCAAGTTCTGCATATCATGTTCCAGAGAAGAGTGATTATTGCCTTTGTTTAGCTATTCATGCACCCAGAAAAGGAATTATTGAG GTCTGGCAGATGAGAACGGGGCCACGTCTCTTAACAATTCAGTGTGCCAAAGGTAGCAAAATTCTTCAACCCTCCTATAGGTTTCAATCGTCAATGACCTCTTCTCCCTATGCCCCTCTGGAAGTTTTCTTGTTAAATGGAGATTCTGGTCAATTGTCGGTTCTGAATCCAACCcttaattaa
- the LOC123201686 gene encoding peptide-N4-(N-acetyl-beta-glucosaminyl)asparagine amidase A-like, with protein sequence MASFHFILFLLFPCFLFASANLHKTKSLFQKASNDLYDSQLLTASLSDTPPTTYFEVTRPINHPKTRPCSHHILSYDFGYTLGRPPVTANYTRPTHCSAREFSSIFLELKATSKGRQFDRIFGVWLGGVELLRSCTAEPRATGIEWSVEKDITRYHSLLLKNETQTFAVFLGNAVDETQTGVYHVDITMHFHPAEEGSHRNKHVLKDNSKSGYSPMADLILPISKDFPGNNGLWFEIENSNDVQAKEFKIPQYVYRAVLEVYVSFHENDEFWYANLPNDYIAINHLTDHSGNGPFREVVVTLDGQVVGAVWPFTVVYTGGINPLLWRPITGIGSFNLPTYDIEITPFLGNILDGETHRIGFSVSNALNVWYIDANLHLWLDSDSMKTEGKLLQLEAAPFNFNYMSSHSGVDGSFSMDVSRAVSSTGWVKSSWGTITTSFVQDFSFSNSMIMGKRADLQMVNQTIHFNDRISANTLSSNVHSAESSKMFSLNMYSDTSDQGNGVYLAVANVSLGFHEKKSEKAGNGFSGSTLNSLQNGQAVMFVKDHLINSGVGSTQQLYQYSSGNFCYFRNISSSNYTILHDKVGHDCNQRNLSEFSFGSSKLPPSSS encoded by the coding sequence ATGGCTTCCTTTCACTTCATTCTTTTCCTCCTCTTCCcttgttttctttttgcttcAGCCAATCTCCACAAGACAAAATCCCTTTTTCAGAAGGCCTCAAATGATCTCTACGATTCACAACTCCTCACTGCCTCCCTCAGTGACACCCCGCCAACTACTTATTTTGAAGTAACCAGGCCCATTAATCATCCAAAAACCAGACCTTGTTCACATCATATCCTCAGCTATGACTTCGGCTACACATTAGGGAGACCACCTGTCACTGCTAACTACACCCGTCCAACTCATTGTTCTGCCCGGGAGTTCTCCTCCATCTTCCTGGAATTGAAGGCCACGAGCAAAGGAAGGCAGTTTGACCGCATTTTCGGGGTTTGGTTAGGTGGGGTGGAGCTTTTAAGAAGTTGTACGGCTGAGCCAAGGGCTACTGGTATTGAGTGGAGTGTTGAGAAAGATATCACTAGGTATCATTCATTGCTTCTTAAGAACGAAACTCAAACTTTTGCTGTTTTCTTGGGTAATGCTGTTGATGAAACTCAGACTGGTGTATATCATGTGGATATAACTATGCATTTTCATCCTGCTGAAGAGGGTTCTCATAGGAATAAACATGTTTTGAAGGATAATTCCAAATCTGGGTATAGTCCTATGGCTGATTTGATTTTGCCCATTTCAAAAGATTTCCCTGGGAATAATGGGTTGTGGTTCGAAATTGAGAATTCAAATGATGTTCAGGCGAAGGAATTCAAGATTCCTCAGTATGTGTATAGGGCTGTGCTGGAGGTGTATGTTTCTTTTCATgagaatgatgaattttggtATGCAAATCTTCCGAATGATTACATTGCTATAAACCATCTGACTGATCATTCTGGAAATGGCCCTTTTAGGGAGGTTGTGGTGACTCTTGACGGTCAGGTAGTTGGTGCAGTTTGGCCTTTTACTGTTGTATACACAGGAGGGATTAATCCTCTGTTGTGGAGGCCTATTACCGGTATTGGTTCATTCAATCTTCCTACATATGATATCGAAATCACTCCATTTTTGGGGAATATATTGGATGGAGAGACTCATAGAATTGGGTTTAGTGTTAGCAATGCTTTGAATGTATGGTACATAGATGCTAATTTGCATCTTTGGTTGGATAGCGATTCCATGAAAACTGAGGGGAAGCTTTTGCAACTTGAGGCCgcaccttttaattttaattacatgtCGAGTCATTCAGGGGTAGATGGATCATTCTCAATGGATGTAAGCAGGGCAGTATCCTCGACCGGATGGGTTAAGTCATCTTGGGGAACAATTACAACTAGTTTTGTTCAAGACTTTAGTTTCAGTAACTCAATGATCATGGGCAAAAGAGCTGATTTGCAGATGGTGAATCAGACAATCCATTTTAATGACAGGATTTCAGCAAATACATTGTCCTCTAATGTCCACTCGGCCGAGTCATCTAAGATGTTCTCCTTAAACATGTACTCAGATACTTCAGATCAAGGGAATGGAGTTTACTTGGCTGTTGCAAATGTCAGTTTGGGATTTCATGAGAAGAAATCTGAGAAGGCAGGCAATGGATTCTCCGGCAGCACTCTCAATAGCTTGCAGAATGGACAGGCGGTCATGTTTGTGAAGGACCACTTGATAAACAGTGGAGTGGGCAGTACACAGCAATTGTACCAATATAGTAGTGGAAACTTCTGTTATTTTAGGAATATAAGCAGCTCAAACTACACCATTCTTCATGATAAGGTTGGACACGATTGCAATCAAAGAAATTTGTCTGAGTTCAGTTTTGGGTCGTCAAAACTACCACCTTCTTCCAGCTAG
- the LOC123201850 gene encoding rab3 GTPase-activating protein non-catalytic subunit-like isoform X2: protein METTPKMSKRSCTTDVGSIAYADLSHLGAGKEGWLANDPNLLCALDTHSVALSNKFLILIINWANPNDSGLRTKIRPELSPIEAEYITAIEWLVFDEIRVIAVGTSKGYLLIFDLNGDLVHKQLVYSGRILKLRARGTKSGLTHDSPSREEVCIVMPGVIARFDGSDIQRMLQKWFEETNSNFWDQNPRQRDLEDLGNSSERLPYQLWNVNKYGSCADAAITGVMPPPLMESQSSQRYYCAVTVGDDAVISAFRLSEDRSKSLVGAILSKVVPVTFSTIASFSKIIWRSDNSPTKAEPKPQPFARASPLTCLKDHPRKGERLTLSPSGTLAAITDSLGRILLLDTQALVVVRLWKGYRDASCVFMEMLVKKDTLSSSSAYHVPEKSDYCLCLAIHAPRKGIIEVHSVPTPFFVS from the exons ATGGAAACGACGCCGAAAATGTCCAAACGAAGCTGCACAACCGACGTTGGCTCCATCGCCTACGCCGATCTGAGCCACCTGGGCGCCGGCAAGGAGGGCTGGTTGGCGAACGACCCCAACCTTCTCTGCGCCTTGGACACTCACTCCGTTGCTCTCTCCAACAAATTTCTTATTCTCATTATCAACTGGGCCAACCCGAATGATTCCGGACTCCGAACCAAGATCCGACCTGAGCTTTCCCCGATAGAGGCCGAGTACATAACGGCCATAGAGTGGTTGGTGTTCGACGAAATTAGAGTGATTGCTGTTGGAACTTCAAAAGGGTACCTGTTGATCTTTGATTTGAATGGCGATTTGGTTCACAAACAG TTGGTTTATTCTGGGcggattttgaagttgagggcTCGTGGAACTAAGAGTGGTTTGACTCATGATTCGCCTTCTAGAGAGGAGGTTTGTATTGTTATGCCCGGCGTAATTGCGCGGTTTGATGGCTCTGATATTCAg AGAATGCTGCAAAAGTGGTTTGAAGAAACAAATTCTAACTTTTGGGATCAGAATCCGAGACAGCGAGATTTGGAGGATTTGGGGAATTCATCTGAGAGATTGCCTTATCAATTGTGGAATGTCAACAAGTATGGGTCATGCGCTGATGCAGCTATTACTGGGGTAATGCCTCCACCGCTGATGGAATCACAG TCAAGTCAACGATATTACTGTGCAGTCACTGTTGGAGATGATGCTGTGATTTCAGCATTTAG ACTTTCAGAAGATAGAAGCAAGTCTTTAGTTGGAGCTATTTTATCAAAAGTTGTGCCTGTAACTTTTTCGACAATTGCTTCTTTTTCCAAGATCATTTGGAGGAGTGACAATTCGCCAACAAAGGCAGAACCAAAGCCACAGCCATTTGCTCGAG CTTCCCCTTTGACATGTTTGAAAGATCATCCTAGAAAGGGTGAAAGGCTCACACTATCACCTAGTGGTACATTAGCTGCCATAACAGATTCACTGGGTCGAATATTGCTTTTAGACACTCAGGCACTTGTAGTTGTGCGCTTGTGGAAG GGTTATCGTGATGCTAGTTGTGTATTTATGGAGATGTTAGTAAAAAAAGATACATTATCATCAAGTTCTGCATATCATGTTCCAGAGAAGAGTGATTATTGCCTTTGTTTAGCTATTCATGCACCCAGAAAAGGAATTATTGAGGTACATTCAGTTCCCACCCCTTTCTTTGTGTCTTGA
- the LOC123202182 gene encoding uncharacterized protein LOC123202182, whose amino-acid sequence MLRLPQDLSFSKTLNPSFSLFPKSQCINSRKIPQISRLNIRAMAGRSKKPPRLDGSYRPRKRRPKFRTVNLAEYPFFRRKDPNRSHPDNFTEEEIEAVGLGYDRMVRFMEKDDPNLRHPYDWYKYGEYGPYSWRGVVVGEPIRGRFCDERVTIYGEVKNHEEWDRIEQHEMAIDFGKRMKTMDKSVGFRYFWVFVRHPKWRVNEKPWQQWTLVSEVVLEAGKQRLDKWSLMGRLESKSRSLIADCAAWMRPDIIYVKRPVFQCRFEPQDGFFRALVPFLDPKTEGKFLFELRNEDGSAEMCTYFGGLCKIVKVSPKAFVDDVVKGYEKLSDEGKSRCLEFLLENHPVHLLHPYTKEWKAKLEEEELGCDAPDDDEDGGRGKNAGVTEIVDWIEDDGDNDGNDDGDDQDDVVVDMEIGDDELGIQEEESDPEESEEYWEEKFKKAVNNSERMELLARRSVEMTSKMYKKQMESMEAMEKEKIEDGDEILMESVEAMEKKNIEDGDETAMWGKRAKVSPEEWKNAGYGPNGRRIKKNKIPPELFLRAAVRLFTYRHLVKEIVLTRHAILDGEIGIKED is encoded by the coding sequence ATGTTGCGGCTTCCCCAAGACCTATCCTtctctaaaaccctaaacccttcaTTCTCTCTTTTCCCCAAATCGCAATGCATAAATTCCCGCAAAATTCCACAAATTTCCCGTTTAAACATTCGGGCCATGGCCGGTCGGAGCAAGAAACCACCGCGACTAGATGGATCTTACCGCCCGCGTAAGCGCAGACCAAAATTCAGAACCGTTAACTTAGCAGAATATCCCTTTTTTCGTCGAAAAGACCCCAACAGATCCCATCCCGATAACTTCACTGAAGAGGAGATTGAAGCGGTCGGGCTTGGCTACGACCGTATGGTGCGTTTCATGGAGAAAGACGACCCAAATCTCCGTCACCCTTATGATTGGTACAAGTACGGCGAATATGGGCCTTACTCGTGGCGCGGAGTTGTCGTTGGGGAGCCAATTCGTGGTCGTTTTTGTGATGAACGCGTGACGATTTACGGGGAAGTGAAAAACCATGAAGAGTGGGACAGGATTGAACAACATGAAATGGCAATTGATTTTGGGAAAAGAATGAAGACGATGGACAAGAGTGTTGGGTTTAGGTACTTTTGGGTGTTTGTGAGACATCCTAAATGGAGAGTCAATGAAAAGCCGTGGCAACAGTGGACTTTGGTTTCCGAAGTTGTGCTTGAAGCTGGGAAACAGAGGTTGGATAAGTGGAGTTTGATGGGTAGATTGGAGAGTAAATCCAGGTCTTTAATTGCTGATTGTGCGGCTTGGATGAGACCtgatataatttatgttaagaGGCCGGTTTTTCAATGTAGGTTTGAGCCTCAAGATGGGTTTTTTAGGGCTCTAGTGCCGTTTCTTGATCCAAAAACGGAgggtaaatttttgtttgagttgagGAATGAGGATGGGAGTGCCGAGATGTGTACTTATTTTGGTGGGTTGTGTAAAATTGTGAAGGTGAGTCCAAAGGCTTTTGTGGATGATGTGGTGAAGGGGTATGAGAAGTTGAGTGATGAGGGAAAGTCTAGGTGTTTGGAGTTTTTATTGGAGAATCATCCAGTGCATTTGTTGCATCCATATACAAAAGAGTGGAAGGCCAAATTGGAGGAGGAAGAGCTGGGTTGTGATGCTCCGGATGATGATGAGGATGGTGGTCGTGGTAAAAATGCTGGTGTGACTGAGATTGTGGATTGGATTGAGGATGATGGTGACAATGATGGCAACGATGATGGTGATGATCAGGATGATGTAGTTGTGGACATGGAAATTGGAGATGATGAACTGGGAATTCAAGAAGAGGAATCCGATCCGGAGGAGAGCGAGGAGTATTGGGAAGAAAAGTTTAAAAAGGCAGTGAATAATTCTGAAAGAATGGAGTTGCTTGCAAGACGAAGTGTGGAGATGACTTCGAAAATGTATAAGAAGCAGATGGAGTCTATGGAAGCAATGgagaaggaaaaaattgaagATGGAGATGAAATACTGATGGAGTCTGTGGAAGcaatggagaagaaaaatattgaagatGGAGATGAAACCGCAATGTGGGGAAAGAGAGCCAAAGTGAGTCCTGAAGAATGGAAGAATGCCGGTTATGGCCCAAATGGGAGAaggattaagaaaaataaaattcctcCGGAATTGTTTTTGCGAGCAGCAGTTAGGCTATTTACTTACAGACACCTTGTGAAGGAAATTGTTTTGACAAGGCATGCAATTTTGGATGGTGAGATTGGTATAAAAGAAGACTAA